One Xiphophorus maculatus strain JP 163 A chromosome 23, X_maculatus-5.0-male, whole genome shotgun sequence genomic window, ttgtccactaatgtgtttttgttcaggaATTCACCATGGACATGTTCTTCCGTCAGATGTGGGTCGATGAGCGGCTGAAGTTTGAGGGCCCCATTGAAATCTTACGTCTTAACAACCGCATGGTGGACAAGATTTGGACACCAGACGCCTTTTTTAGAAATTCAAAGAAGTCCATTTCCCATAATATGACCACACCCAACAAGCTCTTCCGTATAATGCAGAATGGGACTGTCCTCTACACCATGAggtgttattttgttttcaagatAGCTGTACTTGAGGTTGAATTAAATATATTGCAACAAAGTAGCAGCATATTTCAGTAGAAAACAATAGGAATTGAATCCGCGTTTGTATTCTGCTTGTAGACTAACAATCAGTGCAGAGTGTCCAATGAACCTCATGGATTTCCCCATGGATGGCCACGCCTGTCCTCTCAGGTTTGGGAGCTGTGAGTACAGCAGATGTTCTCAACAGAGCAAACATCATTTAGTTGCCACAGTATTAGACATTACACTTGATtgaatgaacatgtttttcttttagatgcGTACACCAacagtgaaattattttcaccTGGAGGAAAGGATTAGCAGGCTCTGTCGAGTGTCCCAAAGAGTCAATAAGTCTTCTGCAGTACGATCTGGTTGGACAGATCTTGTCCAGTGAGATAATGAGGTTAAACACAGGTAACACGTCCTGTCAGTGAGGAGATTACTCTTCTTTTTTCACACTTCATACAAGATGCAAGACCTTTGAATAAGAGACCAAATGAGTCTTcaagttttattaaatacaacaaGGATTTAAGGTTCAGAAGATTCATTTTTACAAGAGAACAGAGTTGAGTGCTTTCAGTCTGCATCCATACTGTGtgaatgaacatttaacatgtACTACTCTGCTCTTTATTGAGCACTTCTAACTTCACTTGCCCCGTTTATTTTCCAGGTCAGTATTCTGTGCAGGTGGTCCATTTCCTTCTCCAGAGAAAGCTCGGCTACTACCTCATACAGACCTACATCCCCCTAATCATGGTAGTCGTGCTGTCGCAGGTTTCCTTTTGGATCAACAAAGAGTCTGTTCCAGCACGTACAGTCGCTGGTATGCACCCTTCCTGTCAGCATCATTATGCAATTAATGTCTGCTAATCACTGTGGCCAATAAAGTTTCATGCATGCTTGATTAACAAATATCTGCCTCTCCTTTAGGCATCACCACGGTGCTGACCATGACCACCTTGAGCATCAGTGCTCGGCAGTCTTTGCCTAAAGTGGCTTATGCTACAGCCATGGACTGGTTCATCGCTGTGTGTTTCGCCTTCGTGGCCTCTGCCCTCGTTGAGTTTGCAGCAGTGAACTACTTTGCCACCTTGCAGGCAAACCGCCTGAAGAAGCAGAGAGCCAGACAAGACAGGCTGGAGGTGCTGGCCACTGGCAGTGACGATG contains:
- the LOC102217650 gene encoding gamma-aminobutyric acid receptor subunit alpha-6 — translated: MAADPLSVAALICLISVANAQGGEKVYSDNITLILDRLLDGYDNRLRPGSGGGITEVKTDIFVTSFGPVSDVEMEFTMDMFFRQMWVDERLKFEGPIEILRLNNRMVDKIWTPDAFFRNSKKSISHNMTTPNKLFRIMQNGTVLYTMRLTISAECPMNLMDFPMDGHACPLRFGSYAYTNSEIIFTWRKGLAGSVECPKESISLLQYDLVGQILSSEIMRLNTGQYSVQVVHFLLQRKLGYYLIQTYIPLIMVVVLSQVSFWINKESVPARTVAGITTVLTMTTLSISARQSLPKVAYATAMDWFIAVCFAFVASALVEFAAVNYFATLQANRLKKQRARQDRLEVLATGSDDDDTISTDSSHQEGLKRRNHSVSCSEVGYTPPVPIFLQQGSAFPQIPQLAGTSPIDLYARILFPLTFALFNLGYWYIYLTKETIESATAMDLKN